The nucleotide sequence CCATTACCTGCAGTAGCCTGAATGTAAACTTCGTGTCCTCTTTTAATGAGTTCTTTCGCACCACCAGGAGTTAGTGCAACACGGTTTTCGTTGTTTTTAATTTCCTTAGGAACGCCAATAATCATGGTTGTATGTTATTTATATATGTGTATAGTAAAAAATTTCGATGTAATACTCCCTTGGTCTGGGAGATTGAAGTTATCGCAAATGTAATAATATTGAATTATTTACATAACGTTTTTAAAAATATTTTTTTGTTTGATGTCAGTTTTAATAGGTTTTATTCTGATTTGGGTATAAAAAAGCCTCATATACAGAATAAAAAGTATATGAGGCGATTTGTAGATGTGTGTATATTTTTGATCTATTTAGTAACCAAGTGACTGGTTTTCAACAGAAGCTTTCTCTAATAACTTAGCATATTGGTCCGCAGTAACATCTTTCGAGAAGTAACGGATTGGATTAACTTTCTTCTTTTTATGAATTACTTCATAATGAAGGTGAGGAGCTGTACTAGACCCTGTACTACCTACTTCACCAATTTTTTGACCACGAGTTACATGTTGTCCTCTCTTTACATAGAATTTAGACATGTGTGCATACTTTGTTACATAGCCAAAACCATGATCTACCTCGATTTCCCATCCATAACCTCTATTTGATTTTCTAGCTTTAATAACTTTACCATCACCAGTGGCATAAATAGAAGATCCTTTTGGAGCAGAGAAGTCTACACCTGTATGCATCTTCTTTACTTTTAGAATAGGGTGGATTCGTAGACCAAAACCTGAAGCAAAACGTTTTAAGTCTTTGTTGTCTACAGGTTGGATAGCTGGGATCGCTGCAAGCATCTTAGATTTATTAAGTGCTAAGTCTACAATCTCATCGTAAGATTTAGTTTGAACGTACATTTGTCTCTTAAGATTGTCAATCTTAGACAATGTCGTAAGAATCATATCTTCACGAGCTAGTTTTTTATCTAATAGATCTTGATACTTTTGAGATCCACCAGCACCAGCTTGTCTAATTTCTTGCGGAATAGGCTCTGCTTCAAAAATTACTCTATAGATTTTATCATCACGGTCTTGTAAAGACACTAAAACGTCCTTTACCTCATTGACCTCCTTTTGAAGTAATTCATGAGAATATAGTAAATCAGTATTTTCTTTCTTTAATCTAGCTTCTTCAGCAGAAGGAAAATACTTAATGTAGATAGCGGAAAAGAAGAATCCGAACAGTGAACATGCAAATAATAAGCCTGTAATATTAACAAACATATCTAATGGAGAGGTCTTAACTCTCTCATACCTACACGTTTCTGTATCGTAATAGTATTTAATTTTTGCCATATAATATTAGAATCAAAAAGATTCTATAATAGTTCAACCTGCAAATAAATAAAAAATACCCACTTTTTCAAGTGTGAAATCTATAGCTCCTTACATGTGTATTATGATTACTAAGGGATTAATAATTAGGGATATATTAGTATACAGTACTTATAAGTGTGTTTTAGTGGATTCTTAATGATCTAAAATACTATTTGACTTTAAAAAAAGATATTATACTTTTGCACTCCCTTCAAACGGAAGGCTAAATGAAAAACACTTCTTGTGAGTA is from Flammeovirga agarivorans and encodes:
- a CDS encoding M23 family metallopeptidase yields the protein MAKIKYYYDTETCRYERVKTSPLDMFVNITGLLFACSLFGFFFSAIYIKYFPSAEEARLKKENTDLLYSHELLQKEVNEVKDVLVSLQDRDDKIYRVIFEAEPIPQEIRQAGAGGSQKYQDLLDKKLAREDMILTTLSKIDNLKRQMYVQTKSYDEIVDLALNKSKMLAAIPAIQPVDNKDLKRFASGFGLRIHPILKVKKMHTGVDFSAPKGSSIYATGDGKVIKARKSNRGYGWEIEVDHGFGYVTKYAHMSKFYVKRGQHVTRGQKIGEVGSTGSSTAPHLHYEVIHKKKKVNPIRYFSKDVTADQYAKLLEKASVENQSLGY